From one Macadamia integrifolia cultivar HAES 741 unplaced genomic scaffold, SCU_Mint_v3 scaffold1497, whole genome shotgun sequence genomic stretch:
- the LOC122063954 gene encoding probable folate-biopterin transporter 9, chloroplastic — MIFTSLPNRNTFNSMTPGIQRPPPNIPLLHSNLIVNFRHQNPRVPPSSSKPRTHILNPIIVNPDHIPQKKSNTKINDRITESIHVGRQEMSFLCGFGYWVQGFRCFPWLALNFHMAYTLNLDPSVLQLVQNSANLPMVAKPLYGVISDAVYIGGAHRIPYISIGVILQILSWGTIALAPVSGDVLPMLMACILLSNIGASITEVAKDALVTEYGQKHRLGGLQSYAFMALASGGIFGNLMGGFVLLKTQQTKTMFFLFAFLLSIQLAISSKTREASLSLPQPSEHHLIRNSISGNLRKQFSNLLAAVSEESISRPLVWAVASIAVVPIFSGTIFCYQTQCLELDPSIIGMSKMIGQSMLLSATILYFRYWKTVPVRKLIGTVQIVYASSLLLDLVLVKQINLKLGIPNEAYVLCMSGLAETIAQFKLLPFSVLFANLCPPGCEGLLMSFLASAFCLSSIISGFMGVWLASLVGISSGDYTSLPVGILLQFLAALLPLVWISFVPMSQSVGKERRRRVSKRKRRNRRVGRLVYDYVYAYRREREYEVECEEVKQVGGLKKNE, encoded by the exons ATGATTTTCACATCCTTACCCAATAGAAACACATTCAACTCAATGACCCCAGGAATTCAAAGGCCACCACCAAATATACCTCTTCTTCACTCCAATCTCATTGTCAACTTTCGACACCAAAACCCAAGAGTACCACCATCTTCCTCAAAACCCAGAACCCATATTCTAAATCCCATCATAGTAAACCCTGATCATATCCCACAAAAGAAGAGCAATACCAAGATAAATGACAGGATAACAGAGTCAATCCATGTGGGTCGTCAAGAGATGTCGTTCCTGTGTGGGTTTGGGTATTGGGTCCAAGGTTTCAGGTGCTTTCCATGGTTGGCGCTCAACTTCCACATGGCTTACACTCTTAACTTGGATCCTTCAGTATTGCAGCTTGTGCAGAACTCAGCTAACCTACCCATGGTGGCCAAACCACTGTATGGGGTAATTTCTGATGCTGTATACATCGGTGGTGCTCATAGAATACCTTATATCTCTATTGGAG TGATTTTGCAGATTCTATCATGGGGAACCATTGCATTGGCCCCAGTCAGCGGTGATGTTCTTCCTATGCTAATGGCATGCATTCTGCTGAGCAACATCGGTGCATCAATCACAGAAGTTGCAAAAGATGCACTTGTTACAGAGTACGGCCAAAAGCACAGATTGGGTGGTCTCCAATCTTATGCTTTCATGGCATTAGCATCTGGGGGAATATTCGGCAACCTGATGGGTGGTTTCGTGTTATTGAAAACACAGCAAACCAAGACCATGTTCTTCTTATTTGCTTTCCTACTGTCCATTCAGCTTGCAATATCCTCAAAGACAAGGGAGGCTTCCCTCAGTTTGCCACAACCATCAGAGCACCATCTCATAAGGAATTCTATTTCAGGGAACCTACGCAAACAATTTTCAAATCTTCTTGCTGCAGTAAGTGAAGAGAGCATTTCTCGTCCTCTCGTCTGGGCTGTAGCTTCCATTGCAGTGGTTCCAATTTTTTCGGGTACTATCTTTTGCTACCAAACTCAATGTCTAGAGCTTGATCCTTCAATCATTGGGATGTCTAAAATGATTGGTCAATCGATGCTTCTATCTGCAACTATACTATATTTCCGGTATTGGAAAACAGTCCCAGTGAGGAAATTGATTGGCACAGTTCAGATTGTTTATGCATCCTCCCTTCTCCTGGACTTGGTGCTAGTGAAGCAGATCAATCTTAAGCTGGGAATTCCAAATGAAGCCTATGTCCTATGCATGTCAGGTTTAGCAGAAACCATTGCTCAATTTAAGCTACTTCCCTTCTCAGTGCTGTTTGCAAATTTATGCCCACCAGGTTGTGAAGGATTGCTCATGTCATTTTTAGCTTCAGCATTTTGTTTATCATCCATTATCAGTGGGTTTATGGGTGTTTGGTTGGCATCTTTAGTAGGAATTTCTTCTGGTGATTACACAAGCTTGCCTGTGGGGATTCTGCTACAATTTCTTGCAGCTTTGTTACCACTGGTTTGGATATCTTTTGTACCCATGTCACAATCAGtaggaaaggaaaggagaagaCGAGtgagtaaaagaaaaaggagaaatagaagAGTGGGAAGATTGGTATATGATTATGTTTATGCATATCGGCGCGAGAGAGAATATGAGGTGGAGTGTGAAGAGGTGAAGCAAGTTGGTGGGCTGAAGAAGAATGAGTGA